From a single Pseudomonas sp. A34-9 genomic region:
- the aguB gene encoding N-carbamoylputrescine amidase, producing the protein MSLLTLATTQMPCTWDLSSNLDRAEQLVRDAAKQGAQVILLQELFATPYFCIEQSHKHMALAEECRDSRVLARFAALARELGVVLPLSWFEKAGNAYFNSLSVADADGRLLGVYRKTHIPNAIGYQEKEYFSPGDTGFKVWDTAFGRFGVGICWDQWFPETARCLALMGAEVLLYPTAIGSEPGCAALDSRDHWQMTMRGHAAANLLPVVAANRVGREVATTDPNLQMSFYGSSFISDHKGQLLAEADRDSTGVRVHSVDLTAMREERLNWGIYRDRRPDMYGPLLSQDGRHLHARWNTQGV; encoded by the coding sequence ATGTCCTTACTGACCCTCGCCACCACCCAGATGCCGTGCACCTGGGATTTATCGAGCAACCTTGATCGTGCCGAGCAACTTGTTCGCGACGCGGCGAAGCAGGGCGCACAGGTGATCCTGCTGCAGGAACTGTTCGCCACGCCGTACTTCTGCATCGAACAAAGCCATAAACACATGGCCTTGGCCGAGGAGTGTCGCGACAGCCGCGTGCTGGCTCGCTTCGCCGCGCTGGCCCGTGAGCTGGGCGTGGTGTTGCCGTTGAGCTGGTTCGAGAAGGCCGGCAATGCCTACTTCAATTCCCTGAGCGTGGCCGATGCTGACGGGCGTCTGTTGGGTGTGTATCGCAAGACTCACATCCCCAACGCCATCGGTTATCAGGAGAAGGAGTATTTCAGCCCCGGCGACACCGGTTTCAAAGTCTGGGACACCGCGTTCGGGCGCTTCGGCGTCGGCATCTGTTGGGATCAGTGGTTCCCGGAAACCGCCCGTTGCCTGGCGTTGATGGGCGCCGAAGTGCTGCTGTATCCGACCGCCATCGGCTCGGAACCTGGCTGTGCGGCGCTGGATTCTCGCGACCATTGGCAGATGACCATGCGCGGCCATGCCGCTGCCAATCTGCTGCCGGTGGTGGCGGCGAACCGGGTCGGGCGCGAAGTCGCGACCACCGATCCGAACCTGCAAATGAGCTTCTACGGCTCGTCGTTCATCAGCGACCACAAAGGCCAGTTGCTCGCCGAAGCCGACCGCGACAGCACCGGTGTGCGGGTGCACAGCGTTGATCTGACCGCGATGCGCGAAGAGCGTTTGAACTGGGGCATCTACCGCGATCGTCGCCCGGACATGTACGGGCCGCTGCTGAGTCAGGACGGCCGCCACCTCCATGCACGCTGGAACACTCAAGGGGTTTGA
- a CDS encoding LysR family transcriptional regulator yields MDRFDAMQAFARVVEAGSFTKAAETLHMSKTTVTQLVQQLEARLRVKLLNRTTRKVNVTADGAVYYERVIKLLADMDDAESSLPGAAALPKGRLRVDVPSPLARLILVPALPEFHARYPDIQIDMGVSDRIVDIIDENVDCVVRGGELMDLSLMARKVADLQLGVFAAPQYLARAGTPAHPRDLEDSHHRVVGFLWARTGKPVPYALHNAQENLQIKGRHILAVDDGNAYLAAGLAGMGVLWLPTYMSDAHVACGELVPLFKDWQLEPMPLYVAYPPNRHVSLKLRVFIDWIVALMAQYKSGAVIASMCTDAVKKPTQSAT; encoded by the coding sequence TTGGACCGTTTTGACGCAATGCAAGCCTTTGCCCGGGTGGTCGAGGCGGGGAGCTTCACCAAAGCGGCGGAAACCTTGCACATGAGCAAGACCACCGTAACCCAACTGGTTCAGCAACTGGAGGCGCGCCTGCGGGTCAAGTTGCTCAATCGCACCACGCGCAAGGTCAACGTCACCGCCGATGGCGCCGTTTATTACGAGCGAGTGATCAAGTTATTGGCGGATATGGACGACGCCGAAAGCAGCCTGCCTGGCGCGGCGGCGTTGCCCAAGGGCCGGCTGCGCGTGGACGTCCCAAGTCCGCTGGCACGGCTGATTCTGGTGCCGGCCCTGCCTGAGTTTCACGCGCGTTATCCGGACATTCAGATCGACATGGGCGTCAGCGACCGCATCGTCGACATTATTGATGAGAACGTCGACTGCGTGGTGCGTGGGGGCGAACTCATGGACCTGTCGTTGATGGCGCGCAAGGTCGCCGATCTTCAGTTGGGGGTGTTTGCTGCGCCGCAATATCTTGCTCGCGCCGGTACGCCTGCGCATCCGCGGGACCTGGAAGACAGCCATCATCGCGTCGTCGGTTTCCTCTGGGCGCGCACCGGCAAACCGGTGCCATATGCGTTGCACAATGCCCAGGAAAACCTGCAGATCAAAGGTCGGCATATCCTCGCGGTCGATGACGGCAACGCCTACCTGGCGGCAGGGCTGGCGGGCATGGGTGTGTTGTGGCTGCCCACGTACATGTCCGATGCGCATGTGGCCTGCGGTGAGCTGGTGCCACTGTTCAAAGACTGGCAACTGGAGCCAATGCCGCTCTATGTGGCGTATCCACCGAACCGGCATGTCAGCCTGAAGTTGCGAGTGTTTATCGATTGGATCGTGGCGTTGATGGCCCAGTACAAAAGTGGTGCGGTTATTGCTTCCATGTGCACAGATGCCGTCAAAAAACCAACTCAATCGGCGACCTGA
- a CDS encoding agmatine deiminase family protein has translation MQHNEIKNSGWMMPAEWVTHAATWMVWPHNEALWQSAWGVTLPLVQKDFAGVANAIARFEPVKMVVDPSAIASAKALCGPNVELIPLAVNDSWFRDSGPSFVCHPQQGLAGVSWRFNAWGGKSAHDLDESVARRALNHLGLECFGTPLSNEGGAIHVDGEGTLITTESVLLNPNRNPGIGKAEMEEIFSRLLGVKKTIWLPGDPDYVTGDVTDGHVDGVCAFARPGVLLVDATHDQSSVYAEVARENRRALELATDAHGRKFELIELFEASEAVDTDAEVFCASYTNFYIANGAIIMPAYGIEADNVAAKVLEQAFPGREVVPVRINHLAHGGGGVHCITQQQPAWPVEG, from the coding sequence ATGCAGCACAACGAGATTAAAAACAGCGGTTGGATGATGCCGGCCGAATGGGTGACACACGCGGCGACGTGGATGGTCTGGCCACATAACGAGGCACTGTGGCAATCCGCTTGGGGTGTGACCTTGCCGCTGGTACAGAAGGATTTTGCCGGCGTGGCGAATGCCATCGCCCGCTTCGAACCGGTGAAAATGGTCGTTGATCCGTCGGCCATCGCCAGCGCCAAAGCCCTATGTGGGCCGAACGTCGAGCTGATCCCGTTGGCGGTCAATGACAGCTGGTTCCGTGACTCCGGTCCAAGCTTTGTCTGCCACCCGCAACAAGGGCTTGCCGGTGTCAGCTGGCGCTTCAACGCATGGGGCGGCAAGTCGGCGCATGATCTGGACGAAAGCGTGGCACGGCGTGCGCTCAATCACTTGGGCCTGGAGTGCTTCGGCACGCCGCTTAGCAACGAAGGCGGGGCGATTCATGTTGATGGCGAGGGCACGCTGATCACCACTGAATCGGTGCTGCTCAACCCCAATCGCAACCCCGGCATTGGCAAAGCCGAGATGGAAGAAATCTTCAGCCGCCTGCTCGGCGTGAAGAAAACCATCTGGTTGCCGGGCGATCCGGACTATGTCACCGGCGACGTGACTGACGGCCATGTCGACGGTGTCTGCGCCTTCGCCCGTCCGGGTGTGCTGCTGGTGGATGCGACCCATGATCAAAGCTCGGTGTACGCCGAAGTGGCTCGGGAAAACCGTCGTGCGCTGGAACTGGCGACCGATGCTCACGGCCGTAAATTCGAGCTGATTGAATTGTTCGAAGCCTCCGAGGCGGTGGATACCGACGCCGAAGTGTTCTGCGCGTCCTACACCAATTTCTACATCGCCAACGGCGCGATCATCATGCCGGCGTACGGCATCGAGGCTGACAACGTCGCGGCGAAAGTATTGGAGCAAGCCTTCCCCGGTCGCGAAGTGGTGCCGGTGCGGATCAATCATCTGGCCCATGGCGGCGGCGGTGTGCATTGCATTACCCAACAGCAGCCAGCCTGGCCTGTGGAGGGGTGA
- a CDS encoding putative selenate ABC transporter substrate-binding protein, which yields MLKRTLALTAGLALSFSTLMVQAADVLRVSAIPDEAPTELLRKFEPLGAYLEQQLGMKVQFVPVADYPAVVEALATDRLDMAWLGGFTFVQARLKTDATTPVIPLVQREQDAQFTSKFITADPNVHSLADLKGKTFAFGSVSSTSGSLMPRYFMLKNDNIKPEAYFSRVAYSGAHDATVAWVQAGKVDAGVLNASVWQKLVDAGKVDTNKVKVFATTPTYFDYNWTVRGTLDPALAAKIKKAFLDLDPANPEQKKILDLQAASRFIDTKPENYKGIEEAARAAELLK from the coding sequence ATGCTCAAACGAACCTTGGCACTGACCGCTGGCCTGGCCCTGTCCTTTTCTACTTTGATGGTGCAAGCCGCTGACGTTTTGCGGGTCAGCGCGATTCCCGATGAAGCCCCGACCGAACTGCTGCGCAAATTCGAACCGCTGGGTGCCTATCTGGAACAGCAACTGGGCATGAAGGTGCAGTTCGTGCCGGTGGCCGATTACCCGGCAGTGGTCGAAGCCCTGGCGACCGATCGCCTCGACATGGCCTGGCTCGGCGGCTTCACGTTTGTGCAGGCGCGTTTGAAGACCGACGCGACCACGCCGGTCATTCCGTTGGTGCAGCGTGAACAGGATGCGCAGTTCACCAGCAAATTCATCACCGCCGACCCGAATGTGCATAGCCTCGCCGACCTGAAGGGCAAAACCTTCGCCTTCGGCTCGGTGTCGTCCACCTCCGGCAGCCTGATGCCGCGCTACTTCATGCTGAAAAACGACAACATCAAGCCTGAAGCGTATTTCAGTCGCGTCGCCTACTCTGGCGCACACGATGCCACCGTGGCCTGGGTGCAGGCTGGCAAGGTTGACGCCGGGGTGCTGAACGCCAGTGTCTGGCAAAAACTGGTCGACGCCGGCAAGGTCGACACCAATAAGGTCAAAGTCTTCGCCACCACCCCGACCTACTTCGATTACAACTGGACCGTGCGCGGCACCCTCGACCCGGCACTGGCAGCGAAAATCAAGAAAGCCTTCCTTGATCTGGACCCGGCCAACCCTGAGCAGAAGAAGATTCTTGATCTGCAAGCCGCCAGCCGCTTCATCGACACCAAACCCGAGAACTACAAGGGCATCGAGGAAGCCGCCCGCGCCGCCGAACTGCTCAAATGA
- the phnE gene encoding phosphonate ABC transporter, permease protein PhnE, producing the protein MSRLINLLLIASIALAVIASFAYLGLDLGELGSATSLKQMGAYVQRFLSPDLSAAYLKAILHGSMETLAMSALGTLLAAVFGIVLALPAAGRFGWPLQSASRLLLNALRAIPELVWAALMVLAAGLGPNAGTLALALHTTGVLGRLFAEALENTPPQPAEAIRLQGGNPILAFCYGTLPNLAPQLLAYILYRWENNIRMASVLGFVGAGGLGQMLYVSLSLFQEAQASTVILAMLGLVFVVDWLSAWSRQRWVKA; encoded by the coding sequence ATGAGTCGCCTGATCAACTTGCTGCTGATCGCCAGCATTGCGCTGGCAGTGATTGCCTCGTTCGCTTATCTGGGGTTGGATCTCGGTGAACTGGGCAGCGCCACCAGTCTCAAGCAGATGGGCGCGTATGTGCAGCGCTTTCTGAGCCCGGATCTGAGCGCGGCTTACCTGAAAGCCATCTTGCATGGTTCGATGGAAACCCTGGCGATGTCGGCCCTCGGCACCCTACTCGCGGCGGTGTTCGGCATCGTCCTTGCGTTGCCTGCCGCCGGGCGTTTCGGCTGGCCGCTGCAAAGTGCCTCGCGCCTGCTGCTCAACGCCTTGCGGGCGATTCCGGAACTGGTCTGGGCCGCGCTGATGGTACTTGCCGCCGGCCTCGGCCCGAACGCCGGCACCCTCGCCCTCGCCTTGCACACCACCGGCGTGCTCGGCCGCTTGTTCGCCGAAGCCCTGGAAAACACCCCGCCGCAACCGGCCGAAGCCATTCGTTTGCAGGGTGGCAATCCGATTCTGGCCTTCTGCTACGGGACGTTGCCGAACCTTGCGCCGCAGTTGCTTGCGTACATTCTGTATCGCTGGGAAAACAATATTCGCATGGCCAGCGTGCTGGGTTTTGTCGGCGCCGGCGGGCTCGGGCAGATGCTCTATGTGAGCCTCAGCCTGTTTCAAGAAGCCCAGGCCAGTACGGTGATTCTGGCGATGCTGGGGCTGGTGTTTGTGGTCGACTGGCTGAGTGCCTGGAGCCGCCAGCGTTGGGTCAAGGCCTAG
- a CDS encoding RidA family protein: MTQRDVVFPPARRTLYDRHRYSPAIRSNGFLFVSGQVGSTEDGTPEPDLKNQVRQAFTNLNAILEEAGASFDDVVDVTVFIVDPPAKFETIWDVVLTEFWGEAPHPTVTAVGVTWLYGFDFEIKVIAKLPGS, from the coding sequence ATGACTCAGCGCGATGTAGTTTTCCCACCCGCACGCCGCACGCTCTATGACCGCCATCGCTACTCGCCGGCGATTCGTTCCAATGGTTTTCTGTTTGTCTCGGGACAGGTCGGCAGCACCGAGGACGGCACGCCCGAGCCGGACCTGAAAAACCAGGTGCGTCAGGCTTTCACTAACCTCAATGCAATCCTTGAAGAGGCCGGTGCCAGCTTCGATGACGTGGTCGATGTCACCGTGTTCATCGTCGACCCCCCGGCCAAATTCGAGACGATCTGGGATGTCGTGCTGACTGAGTTCTGGGGCGAGGCGCCGCATCCGACGGTAACGGCTGTTGGCGTGACCTGGCTGTATGGGTTTGATTTTGAGATCAAGGTGATTGCCAAGCTGCCTGGATCCTGA
- a CDS encoding LysR substrate-binding domain-containing protein — MLKHWPPLSSLRGFEAAARLGSFHKAAEELNLTQSAISQQIRSLEAYLEQPLFFRSGRSVALTDAGHDLLSTTQAMLQQLAVGIRRLGQYQKPNQLVLNTTPAFARHWLLPRLADFRDQHPDVDLWIYSTDEVPDMATQTIDLAVRDDISAQAECSFKVLHTDRLYPACHPRLLNTPTAQRSTLHGEREMDWSHWAVEAGIDVGQQAQGLNFSDPGLLLDAACAGLGIALVSQLLSRQARADGLLQPLVEATIRGPNWTLLTHRDSENDPMARSFIEWLSAHLSLDSNSRENPGP; from the coding sequence ATGCTCAAGCACTGGCCGCCACTCAGCTCGCTGCGCGGCTTTGAAGCCGCTGCCCGGCTGGGCAGTTTTCACAAGGCCGCCGAAGAATTGAACCTCACCCAGTCGGCGATCAGTCAGCAGATCCGCAGCCTTGAGGCTTACCTGGAACAGCCGCTGTTTTTCCGCAGCGGTCGCAGCGTGGCGTTGACCGATGCCGGCCACGATTTGCTCAGCACCACGCAAGCGATGTTGCAGCAATTGGCGGTGGGTATTCGGCGGCTGGGGCAGTATCAAAAACCCAATCAACTGGTACTCAACACGACGCCGGCGTTTGCCCGGCATTGGTTGTTGCCAAGGTTGGCGGACTTTCGCGATCAGCATCCCGACGTGGATCTGTGGATCTACAGTACCGACGAGGTGCCGGACATGGCCACGCAGACCATCGACCTGGCGGTTCGCGACGATATCAGCGCGCAGGCTGAGTGCAGTTTCAAAGTGCTGCACACCGATCGACTTTACCCGGCTTGCCATCCGCGCCTGCTGAATACGCCGACAGCGCAACGCAGCACCTTGCATGGCGAGCGAGAAATGGACTGGAGTCATTGGGCGGTCGAGGCCGGTATCGATGTCGGCCAGCAGGCTCAGGGGTTGAATTTTTCCGACCCGGGGCTGCTGCTGGACGCGGCTTGCGCGGGACTTGGGATTGCGCTGGTGAGTCAGTTGCTAAGCCGTCAGGCGCGCGCTGACGGCTTGTTGCAACCGCTGGTCGAGGCGACTATCCGCGGGCCAAACTGGACACTGTTGACCCACCGTGACAGTGAAAATGACCCCATGGCGAGGTCTTTTATCGAGTGGTTATCCGCCCATCTGAGCCTTGACTCAAACAGCCGAGAAAACCCCGGCCCCTAG
- a CDS encoding extracellular solute-binding protein — MVTHHKRLLGAIGLALTCFMPSLHAEDKTLRLYNWADYFAEDSLSRFTAETGIKVIYDVLDGSETLEAKMLSGGSGYDLIFPGDTVAERLVRAGSLMALDQSKLTAMDDIEPGLRKLRSHYEHSQKATVPYTWGTIGLTYNEEQIKQRMADAPVNILYMLFKPELAAKFASCGISVIDSPDEVLAVVLNYLGRDPRSAKPADLAAASDLLMKLRPYIRKFQSQPVTDLVNGNLCLSLGYSGDMTQAQRTSDSAGKHTRFQYRVPREGTTIWMDTMAIPVDARHPEYAYAFINFVMRPENMAAISNATGYPTSSAKARAGVDAVMRDNPDIYLDEATYSRLITGKDISQADMRARMRTWTKFKTATGQ; from the coding sequence ATGGTTACCCACCACAAACGCTTGCTCGGTGCGATTGGCCTGGCATTGACCTGCTTCATGCCGTCGCTGCACGCCGAAGATAAAACCCTGCGGCTGTACAACTGGGCCGATTATTTCGCCGAAGACTCCCTGAGCCGTTTCACCGCCGAAACCGGGATCAAGGTGATCTACGACGTTCTCGATGGCAGCGAAACGCTAGAGGCGAAGATGCTGTCCGGCGGCAGCGGTTACGACCTGATCTTTCCCGGCGACACCGTGGCCGAACGCTTGGTACGCGCCGGCAGCCTGATGGCGCTGGATCAATCGAAGCTCACGGCAATGGATGACATCGAGCCCGGTTTACGGAAACTGCGCAGCCACTACGAGCACTCGCAAAAAGCCACGGTCCCCTACACCTGGGGCACCATCGGCCTGACCTACAACGAAGAGCAGATCAAACAGCGCATGGCCGATGCGCCGGTCAACATTCTTTACATGCTGTTCAAGCCGGAGCTGGCCGCGAAGTTCGCCAGCTGCGGTATCTCGGTGATCGACTCGCCGGACGAAGTACTCGCCGTCGTACTCAATTACCTTGGCCGCGATCCGCGCAGCGCGAAACCGGCGGATCTGGCCGCAGCCAGTGATTTACTGATGAAACTGCGACCGTACATCCGCAAGTTCCAGTCGCAACCAGTGACCGATCTGGTCAACGGCAATCTGTGCCTGTCCCTCGGCTACAGCGGTGACATGACCCAGGCGCAACGCACCTCGGACAGCGCCGGCAAACACACCAGATTCCAGTACCGAGTACCTCGCGAAGGCACGACGATCTGGATGGATACCATGGCCATTCCCGTGGACGCCCGGCACCCGGAATACGCCTACGCGTTCATCAACTTCGTCATGCGCCCGGAGAACATGGCGGCAATCAGCAACGCCACCGGTTACCCGACGTCCAGCGCCAAGGCGCGGGCCGGTGTCGATGCGGTGATGCGCGACAACCCGGACATCTATCTCGACGAAGCGACCTACTCTCGGTTGATTACCGGCAAGGACATTTCCCAGGCCGATATGCGCGCACGCATGCGCACCTGGACCAAATTCAAGACTGCCACCGGCCAATGA
- a CDS encoding ABC transporter permease subunit, translated as MLKADSRDPAAWPRLLLTLLAIALLWPGVQLSELNLGVLLPDSQNEMGRFVAQFWPPAHDEAFLQLLLKATLQTLAIATAGMALALLLAIPAGLIASRALSLSAASRGGVPSRLGRLLRWPVRGLLIFLRSVPEIVWALLFVRAVGLGPAAGVLAIAITYSGMLGKVYAEIFESTDQRPAHALIQAGSGRLAAFAYGTLPNVAAELLSYTVYRWECAIRASVVMGFVGAGGLGQQIDLSIRMFAGGEVASILLCFLMLVLAADQLSRLLRWRLT; from the coding sequence ATGCTGAAAGCTGATTCACGCGATCCGGCGGCGTGGCCGCGATTGCTGCTGACGTTGCTGGCGATTGCCTTGCTGTGGCCGGGCGTCCAGCTCAGCGAACTGAATCTGGGTGTGCTGCTGCCCGACAGCCAGAATGAGATGGGCCGTTTTGTCGCGCAATTCTGGCCTCCTGCGCACGACGAAGCGTTTCTGCAGTTACTGCTCAAAGCCACCCTGCAAACACTGGCCATCGCCACCGCCGGCATGGCCTTGGCGCTGTTGTTGGCGATACCGGCCGGCCTGATTGCCAGCCGAGCGCTGTCGCTGTCTGCCGCCTCGCGCGGTGGCGTGCCCAGCCGGCTGGGGCGTCTGCTGCGCTGGCCGGTGCGCGGCTTGCTGATCTTTTTGCGCAGCGTGCCGGAAATTGTCTGGGCACTGTTGTTCGTGCGCGCCGTCGGGTTGGGTCCGGCAGCGGGGGTACTGGCCATTGCCATTACTTACAGCGGCATGCTCGGCAAGGTCTACGCGGAGATTTTCGAATCGACTGACCAGCGCCCGGCGCATGCGCTGATCCAGGCTGGCAGCGGCCGTCTTGCAGCGTTTGCTTACGGCACCTTGCCCAATGTCGCGGCGGAGTTATTGTCGTACACGGTTTATCGCTGGGAATGTGCGATTCGCGCATCGGTGGTGATGGGTTTCGTTGGCGCCGGAGGCCTGGGTCAGCAGATCGATCTGTCGATCCGCATGTTCGCTGGCGGTGAAGTCGCCAGCATTCTGTTGTGCTTCCTGATGCTGGTCCTGGCCGCCGATCAACTCAGTCGCCTGCTGCGCTGGAGGCTGACATGA
- a CDS encoding ATP-binding cassette domain-containing protein, with protein sequence MTLSLNQGSLRHANGVDALRGVDLQIGVGEQVAIIGPSGAGKSSLLNLLATALRPSSGEIEVLGEPAWHLSARQRQRLRARIGLVHQAPPLPPRQRVVTAVLAGKLGQWSLGKSLLNLLHPLDVAGARAALARLDLGDKLFAHCQQLSGGQLQRVGIARVLYQAPEILLADEPVSAMDPVMAGHTLSILSRHAREHNVTLVASLHAVDLALSHFPRIIGLRDGQILFDCPSGQVSHEMLDALYANEKLQSPSAAVAPLTVQIPRC encoded by the coding sequence ATGACCCTGAGCCTCAACCAGGGCAGCCTGCGCCACGCCAATGGAGTCGACGCCCTGCGCGGTGTCGATTTGCAGATTGGCGTTGGCGAACAGGTCGCCATCATCGGCCCGTCCGGGGCCGGAAAATCGAGTTTGCTCAACCTGCTGGCCACCGCATTGCGGCCCAGCAGCGGCGAAATTGAAGTGCTGGGCGAACCCGCCTGGCACTTGTCGGCCCGCCAGCGTCAGCGCCTGCGCGCACGAATCGGTCTGGTACATCAGGCGCCGCCGTTGCCGCCGCGTCAGCGCGTGGTCACGGCGGTGCTGGCCGGCAAGCTCGGCCAATGGAGTCTGGGCAAAAGTCTTTTGAACCTGTTGCATCCACTGGATGTGGCCGGTGCGCGCGCGGCACTCGCACGGCTGGACTTGGGGGACAAATTGTTCGCCCATTGCCAGCAATTGTCTGGCGGCCAGTTGCAGCGTGTCGGTATTGCCCGCGTGCTGTATCAGGCGCCAGAAATCCTCTTGGCTGACGAACCGGTGTCGGCCATGGATCCGGTCATGGCCGGGCACACCCTGTCGATCCTCTCGCGCCACGCTCGCGAGCACAACGTAACGCTGGTGGCCAGCCTGCATGCGGTGGATCTGGCGTTGTCGCACTTCCCTCGAATCATCGGTCTGCGCGACGGGCAGATTCTGTTCGACTGCCCTTCCGGGCAAGTCAGCCATGAAATGCTCGATGCGCTGTACGCCAACGAAAAACTGCAATCGCCGAGCGCTGCGGTGGCGCCTTTGACTGTGCAGATTCCACGATGCTGA
- a CDS encoding radical SAM protein: protein MFKQIVEKARTEGVQSIYLYNWTEPLVHPKIGEFIEVINAAGMGSGISTNLNLAKNMEKALMAEPSYFRISLSGFYQETYEKGHVGGDIEVVKQNMIALQEIKQRLGLRTRVDVYYHRYLDNIEEESLMREFSERLGFMFTTGYSVMMPLEKTLAIVERDPSVTATDIDTLKRLALPPYDDLVNVIQNFPKMACTLKDDWLVIDCNGNTVLCCTIFNQTEYQVGKYLDMPLAELTRRKSTQKNCVDMCDRCANKGLHIYSMHPNQGVLERHAVNRILDFEQRASQGLPVESEQLGRAGEVSAENFDEAQYLRLNDDVRIAVAQGGFSSAYQHYVLCGRLEGRLGAGVFSAV, encoded by the coding sequence ATGTTCAAACAGATTGTCGAGAAGGCCCGCACAGAAGGGGTCCAGTCGATTTATCTGTACAACTGGACCGAGCCTTTGGTTCATCCAAAAATTGGCGAGTTTATCGAGGTCATCAATGCTGCCGGCATGGGCAGCGGCATCAGCACCAACCTGAATCTCGCCAAGAATATGGAAAAGGCCTTGATGGCCGAGCCAAGTTACTTCCGTATTTCGCTCTCGGGTTTTTACCAGGAGACCTACGAAAAGGGCCATGTCGGCGGCGATATCGAAGTTGTAAAACAAAACATGATCGCCCTGCAGGAGATCAAACAGCGTCTGGGTCTGAGGACCCGCGTTGATGTTTACTATCACCGCTACCTGGATAACATCGAAGAAGAATCACTGATGCGCGAGTTCAGTGAGCGTCTTGGCTTCATGTTCACCACCGGCTATTCCGTGATGATGCCGCTGGAGAAGACACTGGCCATTGTCGAACGTGACCCGTCTGTCACGGCTACGGACATCGACACCCTGAAACGCCTCGCACTGCCGCCGTACGACGATCTCGTCAACGTCATCCAGAACTTTCCCAAGATGGCGTGCACGCTCAAGGATGACTGGCTGGTCATCGACTGCAATGGCAATACGGTGCTGTGCTGCACGATCTTCAATCAGACCGAGTATCAGGTCGGCAAGTACCTCGACATGCCGCTTGCAGAACTGACGCGGCGCAAATCGACGCAGAAAAACTGTGTCGACATGTGCGACCGCTGCGCCAATAAAGGCCTGCATATCTACTCGATGCATCCCAATCAGGGGGTGCTGGAGCGGCACGCGGTGAATCGCATCCTCGATTTCGAGCAGCGTGCCAGCCAGGGTCTGCCGGTGGAGAGCGAGCAACTGGGGCGTGCCGGCGAAGTCAGCGCAGAAAACTTTGATGAAGCCCAATACCTTCGATTGAATGACGATGTCAGGATCGCGGTCGCCCAGGGAGGCTTCTCCAGCGCCTATCAGCACTACGTGCTGTGTGGCCGGCTCGAAGGACGACTAGGGGCCGGGGTTTTCTCGGCTGTTTGA